A window of the Verminephrobacter eiseniae EF01-2 genome harbors these coding sequences:
- a CDS encoding sterol desaturase family protein — MQWLGNGFDGVQQWLFETVLQPLMFAMGLASLLENGYEAAGWLLVGLLQLLVIVALIGPMQRLWPVEPLSDRASVRTDILYTLIHRLGLFRLALFFTLDPLVDSLFGALRVAGVSSLQLDGLWPGVTDIPWVSWLLYLVVFDFVDYWIHRGQHQIPWWWCLHSLHHAQRQMTMWSDNRNHLLDDLLRDAILVVVAQLIGVAPGQFIAIVALTQLSESFQHANLRLWFGRWGERLWISPRFHRLHHGIGIGHETIKPIAGGAAQRVLPGGHNFGVLLPWWDMLMGSANFELRYDPTGVRDQIEPGPDGQLRDYGQGFCAQQWRGVLRLLGRA, encoded by the coding sequence GGATTCGATGGCGTGCAGCAGTGGCTCTTCGAGACAGTGCTGCAGCCGCTGATGTTTGCCATGGGGTTGGCCAGCCTGCTGGAAAATGGCTACGAGGCTGCGGGCTGGCTGCTGGTGGGCCTGTTGCAGTTGCTGGTGATCGTGGCGCTGATCGGCCCCATGCAGCGCCTTTGGCCCGTGGAGCCGCTGAGCGACCGTGCCAGCGTCCGCACGGACATCCTCTATACCCTGATCCACAGGCTCGGCCTGTTCCGCCTGGCCTTGTTCTTTACGCTCGATCCGCTGGTCGATTCCTTGTTCGGTGCGCTGCGGGTCGCCGGCGTCAGCAGTTTGCAGCTCGATGGCCTCTGGCCGGGCGTCACCGACATTCCCTGGGTGAGCTGGCTGCTGTATCTGGTGGTGTTCGATTTCGTCGACTACTGGATTCACCGTGGGCAGCACCAGATCCCGTGGTGGTGGTGTCTGCATTCGTTGCACCACGCGCAGCGCCAAATGACCATGTGGAGCGACAACCGCAACCACCTGCTCGACGACCTGCTGCGCGATGCCATCCTGGTGGTCGTGGCGCAACTGATTGGCGTGGCACCGGGCCAGTTCATTGCCATCGTGGCGCTCACCCAACTCAGCGAGAGCTTTCAACATGCCAACCTGCGCCTTTGGTTTGGTCGCTGGGGCGAGCGGCTTTGGATCAGCCCCCGCTTTCACCGCCTGCACCACGGCATCGGCATCGGCCACGAGACGATCAAACCGATCGCGGGCGGCGCGGCGCAGCGCGTGCTGCCGGGCGGGCACAATTTTGGCGTGCTGCTGCCCTGGTGGGACATGCTGATGGGCAGCGCCAATTTCGAGCTACGCTACGACCCCACGGGCGTGCGCGATCAGATCGAGCCCGGCCCGGACGGGCAATTGCGCGACTATGGCCAGGGTTTTTGCGCCCAACAGTGGCGCGGTGTGTTGCGGTTGCTGGGCCGGGCCTGA